GGAAACGGGAGGAATGCTCCAGAAATTCAAGGTCCCAGGCCCAGCTGGGACCAGTCTTGCAGGCAGACCTGCCGTGCTAACCGTATCCAGAAACGGCCCCCAGCAGGACGCGGGCGCCAAGGCGCAGGCGGGAAAGCAGGCATTTCCCGAGGGCTTGCGCAGCAGGGCTCGGGCCAGGAGTGAGGGTCTGAGGGCCGTCTTGCTCCACGTGGTGACAGTTCCGTCTTCCCGCTTTTGCTCTCCCCAGTGCGGGGCCGCCTTCCAGGAGGACGATGTCATCGTGCTCAACGGCACCAAGGAGGATGTGGCGATGCTGCAGACGAGGATGGAGGAGCGGCGGCTGCGAGCCAAGCTGGGGAAGGTACCGGAGCCCTGGGGTCTGTCCCTCACCTGCTCGAGCTTGGGTGAGAGTAAAGTCTTCAGGTGCTGCCCAGCCGCGGCCCCTGCTCAGAGGCCAACCACCCACCTGCCGCCTCGGGGTCTGCAGCGACTGGGGCCGTTTTTATGACCCAGAAGTGCCTGGGCTTTGAAGCGTTTCCTGGGCTCGGGCGCACCCTGGCCGCGCTGTGGTTCCGCTCTGCTGCGCTCAGCTTCCCCATCCATGAGGGAGAGGGTAGCACCACCTGCCGGGACTGTCCGGGGAGGGTAGGCAAGACCCTGCTCAGGGTGCAGCCGAGGGCGAGGGGGCCTTCTTTGAGGTGGCCGCGGGCGCTGGTTTTAGGAGAGTCGCGCTTGGTGCTCCTAGCTGTAACGCAAGCAAGGGGAAAGTCACCCccagaccccacccccagcacatctgAAGAGCTCACGCTGCCCGGGTTCGAATGTCCCCGAGTCACCGGAAGAGCTGGCTGGGGCCGGGGGCCTGCAGTTCCTGTCTGCTCCTGGgcatgcaggtgtggcccccccccacacacacccccagcacTTCTTGTGGCGAGGAGCTCAGCCCCCACTGTGGGAGCCACTTCCTTGCCTTCCTGAGCCTCCCATGGGCGCCGGCCTCCAGCGGTGCCTGGGCTCCAGGAAGGGAGGGCAGCGATGTGCACTGACGCAGCAGCCCACGCTCTGGGTGTGCGGGGCGAAGGCTTTGTTTTGTGCCCTGGGTTTAGAGTCAGATTCCATGAGCCGTGGCGTCATACTGAATGATCTCATGGAACAAGCAGGCTCAAAACAAGTGATCGGCTAGAAAGTCATTTAATGTGCCGTTGATTCTGGATCCAGCAGTCAGTTTTGTTATTCTTGAGTATTTACAGGTGATGGTGCtagtattttttcattctttaaaaaagaaaatttaggagttcccgtcgtgatgcagcagaaatgaatctgaataggaaccacgaggttgtggattcgatccttggcctcactcagtgggttcaggatccggcattgccgtgagctgtggtgtaggtcacagatgcagctcggatctggtgttgctgtggctctggtataggccagcggctatagcttccattcaacccctgacctgggaatctccatatgccgcaggtgcagccctaaaaagcaaaaaaaaaaaaaaaaaaaattaggttcagGGTATGTGTGGGAGAAATGTCATGTCATCACAAGGAAGGCAAAAGAATGCTTAAAATAGTAGAAAATTAACTTCAGTATCCTGAGGACataaaattggggggggggatagCCTGCCTATTTTTATGTTCCAGGTGTGCATTTACCAGTGATGTCATAATTGAagatttttcaggtttttttggaaAATTGCAATAGAGGAAAGGGCAGGACCATGGTATCTTGGAATAATACACACTTGATGGTACGAGGCTTGAAAAAGCTGCTGCTCAAGAATGTGTTCTAACTCTGTTGACAGTATTCTTTCTACGTACGGATCCAGAATCCTCAGAGCCAAACCATTTGCACTTCCTCCTTTTATCATTTTGCTCAGGTCGAAAATAAATAATGTGTGCGCACGGTTCTGTATGTACTACAGGACTGGGGCCCAAACCTTGGGATCAAAGGCCAGTAGACGCGTTCTGCTGAAGCAGTTTTATACGCGGTCGTTACGGCGTCCCTGAGAAATAGTTCAAGGGCCGTCTGTCATGTAAAGGGTGAGTTGAGGTTTAGAAGCGAATGGACAGAAGTGCCTTCATCCTAAGTTGGTTTTCTCCGTTACTGCCATCTCTTTActataagagcaaaaaaaaaaaaaaaaaaagtttgagatatTCTTGACAAAGGACAATTGCCAAAAAGGATCTGCTTGTTCTTCGTTGCTACCATTGATCAAATTCCGTTTTTAGAAAGCACCAGAGGGAAAGGCTGTATTGTAGAGGAAGCTCCTGGACACGCTGGCGTGGTCGGTACCGTTCCCACTCTACGGAGTTGTCCCCTCTGTCCCGGGCCTCCTGCCAGGTTGTTCAAAGCCCAGTGGAACTATCATGTCCCTCTCGGCAGAATCCTCACCAAGCTTCTGGGCGCGGCTCTTGGCTACTGCttccaggaaacaaaaatatttcccaaatatacCCGCAGCTGGAAACGGGACACAGCATTTCCCCTCTAGCTCCTTATTGCTCGTGCTTTTCATTCAGATGGCCTCGCTGTGATGGGGGGCTGAGGAAGGGGCCGTGTGCCGTATTTTCTTGCAGGACGAGGTATTACGTTCAGAGGTTTGAGTGCCTGTCTTGCGTGTGTGAGATGAATGGGACGCTGTGGTGTTTTGTACTGCGTTACAAAGCATATTGCACGTGTGTGTTACACATCCCAGGCCTCTGCCTGGGAAAGGTCTTGGTATTTTCTAGTGACAGGAGCCTTCGGAAACGATGAGGTTGCGTATCCTTAGCGCCACCTTTTGCACACATAGGAAAATGGCAGTAAACTCAACTCTGCGTGAACATGGTCTGTCGTCCTTGCCGTGTTCGAATCCGTCTAACACAGCTGTGTGGCTTTAGAATGGTTAccttcatttcttaaattttggCTGACTGCTATAACTATTATGAGCAACAGAATTCTAAGAGAAGTAGCCCAGAGTTGAGGAGAATTGGCTAAGAGTTCTTAGTACAGGCATCAGGTCCTTATAGTCAAGTAAACAAAGGTCGAAGCAGACAACTTTGAAGAAGTCTCCCTGGAATGGGTAAGATTTAGTACATGTTTATTCTGGCTGGactttatgtttctgttttgtttttctggtggtggggttttttttttgtttgtttgttttggtttttttgccacaccctggggcatgtggaagtttctaggccaggaattgaatccgagccacagccgcagcctacaccacacctagggcaatgacggatccttaactaactgtaccaggccggggatcaaacccacgcctcatcagtgatccgagctgctgcagagacaacactgggtccttaacctgctgcaccacagtgggaactccccggcTGGTCTTTATGTTATTTGTCATTGAACTGCTCTTTTGTACGCAGTAGACACCATTCCCACTGGCTGTTATCATTGAAATCTGTTGTCTTTGTTTGGATTTTTGAGAATATGGATTCTGGAGTGTAACTGCACAGCTGAGCAGGTCTCTCCAGATACACATTGTGTGAGGCAGGAGGGAAGCATGTGGGAAGGACCAGGGTTTAGGACTGGCGCCTATCAGAGTCTTCTTCAGAGTGAGCCCCGCCCCGAGTGAACCATGAGCCTCTCGTTGTGCCCCCAGGACGAcgggagccacagcaacaccaaaatCAGTGAATCCAAGCACGtatcctccctcctctttcttttcacagaaaacaaagaaacccaaGGCAGCAGAGTCTGTCTCAAAATCAGACATCAGTGAAGGTAAGACACTGAAAGAAGTCCTTAGTTTAGCCAAATAAAGGCCACAGGTCTGTTTGCCAAATAAGGTcctgaatttgttttgttttgcttattacTTTGTTGCTTTTGCAGAAGCCCCAGGACCATCAAAAATGAAGGCAGGGAAGCCTGAAGAAACCAGCCTTGATTCTCGAGAGAAGAAAACCAGCTCGGCTCCCAGAAGTGCAGGTGCGTCCTCCTGAGACAGCAGTGGGCCGCCTAGAAGGGGGGACACGTGGGTGGTTGTGTCAGTTTCGTTGGAGGGAGTTCGAAAACTCAAGCTCATCTCAGCTGCGTCTCTAAATCGTTCACTGGGTTCTCTTATCACCTCTCTAAGAAGCAGTTGACACACCTTAGAGCAGGAGCCCTGTCCTGGCTGAAGGGGTGTGGGCGCAAACACCAGCTGTCATGTGGCATCTACACCTGGTGCCAGGCTAACAAGGGGCGCAGAGACCGGCTCAGATGTGCCACTGACGCTGGTCGTGGACTCAGGGCAGTGGGCGCAGCAGCCCTGTCCCTCTCTGCTGGGGCTTTATGTCACCACATGTATCCTCAGGGCCCACCTGCCCTGCACCTGCCCCTTGACCAGGAGCCGTTGCCAGATAGTCCAGAGTTGAGTGCACTTCTCCCAAACACACTCTCTTTACAAGGAGAATAGTGTTTatttcacaaagaagaaaaacgCGATTCATCAGGTGAAGGAACATGTAGTCTTGTGTTGCAAACGCAGGGTTCATGGGTTCCGGTCCTGCACGCGTGAGCCGCCCGGTCCCCTGGCCTCGGGATCTGGGCCGAGAACACAGCAAGTAGTGATGAGTGTGATTTTAAACGGCAGGCTCAGATATAGCGGCTTCGTGTGTTTTTAGGCCTTGGTGACGGAGGCGGTGCATCTCAGCATTCGTCCCTAGGGAGCAGGAGGGCAGTTCCCGCCTGGGACTCGAGAATGCTCGTCCCTTGTTTTGAGCGCGTGGTGTTTGGAATGCTCTGTGGTCCCGACCTTAAGGGCTTTGCGTTTTTCCAGCAGCACATGGGAGCTCTTCTGGAAAAGCCGGGAAGCCTGTGTGTGGAGCCCCAAAGAGGTCCATCGCGGACAGCGGAGAGTCGGAAGCTTACAAGTCCCTTTTCACGACCCACAGCTCCGCCAAGCGCTCCAAGGAGGAGTCGGCCCACTGGGTCACCCACACGTCCTACTGCTTCTGAAGCCCGCCCGCCGCCCCCAAGCCCTGTGCTGGCGGCTCTGTCTCCTCGGTTGCAGAGTCACGCCCCCTAAAGATTGGAGCCGGTGGGGACGCAGGGGGACCTGTAGGCCCCTGCCCTCGCCTCCCTGGGGCCCACGCTTGCCTCCGCCTGCCGGGCGCTTGGACCTTCCCACGGCCCCGAGAGCGTGTTGGCTGCACTGTTTGTGCTTAAAGTAATTAAAGATTCCAGATTCCTCAGGGGTGTGTGGTCAGCTCATTTTGATGAAAACGCTCATGGTTTTGCTGCCAGCGGTTAATTACTGAAATAAGCCGGGTGAAACTGAACTTGAGAAAGGACGGTTTCGAGTGCCTCCCGCCTGCAGGGCTGTGGGCGGCACGGCTGCGCCAGAGCAGAGCCACTGGGTCGGTTGAGTGCTTGGGGGTTTCTTGCTTTATGGCTTTGATGGCAGAGGAGATTTAGTTGGGCATCTGAGGATTTGGTACAAAAATAAAGTCGGTCTAAAGTCTCCTTTTTCTCTCAtctctgtatttgtctttcttccactAACACTTGAGTAAGAAAATTGCTGCCGTTGTATTTCTGGCATAACGATTCCATGGCAGCATGTTTGCTCCACTCTCTCAGCAGAAGATTCTAAAAGGGGAGCTGCTCATGAAATTGGTGTGTTTTATCATCAAGTGCGTCGAAGTTAGCTATGAACGAAACTTTGAGACTGTATTAAGAATCAGgactatcagagttcccgtcgtggcccagcggttaatagacctgactagcatccacgaggacacggattcgatccctggcctcccttggtgggttgaggatccggtgttgccatgagctgtggtgaagattgcaaacacggctcagatcctgcgttgctgtggctgtggtgtaggccggcagctgtagctccgattcgaccccctagcctgggaatctccatgtgccgtgggtgtggccctaaagagacaaaaagacaaaaaaaaaagaatcaggaataTCTAGGTCTCAACACTGCCTGCTGGAGACAGTTGTGTTATTGAGATGCTTCTTTATACCATATCCAGGGCACTGGTTTCCATAAAAACAGGagaaggagctggagaaggaaggTCTGAGGAGGGGGCGGAAAGccgagcccccccaccccaccccccaccatgtCCCTGGCATCAACAGGGTGTGAAGGTGGGCCCAAGGACGTGTCCACACTGTGAATATAGAGGCATTTTAATCTGTTGTGGACTTTTCcagaaaaaacctgaaaatgaCCTCTTTTCTTTCCCGGAGGGCCATTTATATACAGATAAGAACAGTTATAAGAGCAGTGCCTGtttcctagggagttcctgtcgtggctcagcggttagcgaatctgactaggaaccatgaggttgcgggttcgatccctggccttgctcagtgggttaaggatccggcgtggccgtgagctgtggtgtaggttgcagatgcggctcagatcccgagttgctgtggctgtggcgtaggccagtggctacagctccgattcgacccctagcctgcgaacctccatatgccgggggagtagcccaagaaaagacaaaaaaaaaaaaaaaaaagcagtgcctATTTCCTAACCAATGCATTGGTCTTGCCCCCTGAAAGCCGGGCTTGGGTGGTCTCCGGCAGGGAGCCCCCCAAGCGGCAGGAGCATGTGCACGCACAGTCTGCGGCCCAGCCCAACTCCCCGCCCTGCCCTCCTGGCTCCCGTCCTCTCACAGGGCTTCGTTGTCGCTCAGCAGGGTCAGAGGCCCAGGGAAGGCGCCCGCGGACCTGTGGTGACGCCCAGCAGAACATTTTCTCCCTGGGGAGCAAGCGTGTCTCGGATGACCCAGGACAAGGACAAGCCTTGTGTTCCATTAGTTGGGACTTTTTTGGGTTTCATGTCATTTTTAGGAACTGATGGTTTCAGATGCGCCGGCCAGCCCGCCCTGTCTTGTTCCCGGCCCTGGCCTCGGGTGTCACACAGGCTGTGTCCTTCACACCTGCCTACCTGTAAGCCCTTCTCCGTCTGTGTCGCCCTCCCCGCTCCTCCCCACGTGTCTTTTTCAGGAAAGCCCTTCCTGCCTAAACCAGCCTGGAGCTGCCCCCTGGgtctaatgaaataaataaactctaATGAAATAAATGCTCTCAAAGAACGCAGGCGAGCACACTCAGTAAGGTCAGTGAGTGCAAGCGTGGGGCCATGGGGAGTGACGGGGGCCGAGGACAGATCCTGGCCACCTGCAGGGCCCCGGTGTGATCAGACCTGCCCTACTGGGAAAGGAAGCCAGAAATCCggccttttaaaaacaaagcccacttacgatggagcatgatattgtgacaaaaaagaatgtgtatatgtatgtgtaattgggtcaccatgctgtacagtagaaaaaaacaaaattgtcggagttcccatcgtggcgcattggttaacgaatccgactaggaaccatgaggttgcgagttcaatccctggccttgctcagtgggttaaggatccagcgttgctgtgagctgtggtgtgggttgcagatgcggctcggatcccgtgttgctgtggctctggcgtaggccggcagctacagctccgattggactcctagcctgggaacctccatatgccatgtgatCAGACCTGCCCTACTGGGAAAGGAAGCCAGAAATCCGGcttcctagaaaaggcaaaaagaccaaaaaaaaaaaaaaaaaaaaaaaaaaaaagtactggggaaataacaattaaaaaaaaaatcaaagccccACCCCACATTTCAGTATTAGCAAATAATTATTCTTAGAACATTGACGAGCAAACGACACACATCAGTGGCTCTGAGTTGGTAGCCCCCCATTTAACATCTTGCGCGCTTGGTGCTCAGCTCCACGGGGGCACGCGCCTTGCCTGCCCCGCTCaccaccaacaaacaaaaacaaatagctGATGGGCTCTCAGTAGAGTCGCAGGGTCAGAAAGAATGTGCTGGCAAGGAGATGGCGGCCCACCCGTCCCCCACCTCTTGGTTACCGCCTGCCACCAGTGTCACCATGTCCCTTTAAGCCCTACTCCCAGGCGACCCTGTGGGCCTCCTTATCCTGCACCCTGAGGTCGTCACAATGGGCTGAGCTGCTGCTGGCTCAGGGCCTCTGTGACATCACCAACGGCCCAGCCCTAGGTCCCCAGTCTCCCAGGTGCAGGGCAGACAAACCCACCATGAGCCACTTCCTCCCCCATCTCTGCTCATCATGCGGTCGCTGAAATGGTTCTTGTTCTTGCCTCTGTGCCTCTCCTGTGGCTATgcctttatgttttcttctctgaGAGATAAAGCCAAAGAACCCCAGGGAAAGGTGCCTTGCGGAGGGCACTTCCGGATTCGGCAGAATCTGCCAGAGCGTGCCCAAGGCTGGCTTGGGAGCAAGTGGCTCTggcttgtttttgttattgtgcTGTACGTGATGCTGAAGTTTCGAGGAGATAGTGAGAAGAGTAAGGTAAGAGCAGCCCTGCTTTTCATACCACCCTGATCCCATCTCAGAAATCTCAGGCTCAGAGAAGCCGGTGTTCTAGTCGTTACAGGCAGGACCGTTAAATAGAAGGAATTGGGATTCAGAGAAGCCACGTCCTGGTCCCGAGAAGCGTGGGCTCATTCATTTCCCCGTGTGTCCTGAGCAGAGACCACAGACCTTAACCCCCAGAGGGTGGGACTGATGGTTGAGGGCCACCTCTGTTTATTGGGTGAATAAAACCTTGGATCGATACTGAATCTATTAAATCAGTTTCTCGCGTTGAGTACAGATTCAAGAACCTGGCGTGTTTCAAGACACAATTATGTAGAGTCAGGTTCGCTGCCCCTGACTGGTGAATGGCCTGCCTTATTTACAAGTTGCCCAACTGAAGGGAACAGCAGCGTTATCCCCAGTAAAGGAAGACACCTGTCGTAAAGGGACAGAGGTGTAAAGAGGTAACAGCTGGTCCGTAAAGTGGCAAAACAACCTTGAGAAGGGGAAGGGTAGAGAAGTATGGCAGCCCGGTCTCTCCCAGACAGACCCAGCCCTTCCGGACACTGTGTCCAAACCAACAGAGCAGGGCTTGGCTCACCCTTCCCGTAAAAGGCGAGAAAGTCGCTGTTTTCAGCTTTGCGGCCCATGCAGGTGTTGGATGCaaggatccagctctgccatTGGAGCCTGAGTGCAGCCATGGAGCGTGTACAGATGCGTGCACCTagctgtgtcccaataaaactttatttgcaaacaCAGCCAGATCGGGCCACCGTTGGCCAGTCCCGGGGCTCGATCAGTGCTGGAGCCCGCTTCTCCGGGGTGAGCCCACCTCCCCCAGAATCCTGCCAGGACCAGCGAGCATCAACGGTATGGTTCACCCCACATCTCTTCTCTCGACAGGAGCAAAGTCCTGGTGGCCTTCGAAGCTGTTCGTTTCGCTCTCCCGTCAGGAAAAACCAAAATACTGCCCCCAGCAAAGACTATGCATTCAGTACCTTAACCCAGCTCGAGATGGACCTGGTGAAGTTCGTGTCCAAGGTGCGGAATCTGAAGGTCGCCATGGCAACCGGCGGTCACCTCAAGCTTCAGCACTTAGAGGCGCCTGCAGACCCGCACAACAATATCACCATCTACGAGATATGGGGCGAAGAAGACTCCGAGTGAGTGGATTCGTGTGTCCGTAGGAGAGAGTTGAGTGTTGCCAAACCGTATGCAAACCAATAAAACtattctgaagaaaaagaattctcGAATTTGGGACCtgtttcctttctctatttttaaacttGAGAAAAAATGTGAGAGCCGTGGCCGTAACAcgtgtccttttgttttttggctgtctcGTGTCCTCTAGAGCGGAGGGTGGTGAGACGTGCATGGGTGGAACTAGGAGCATAGGGGCACACCCTTGGCCACCGTGCCGTGGTCCTTGCGGAGTAAGGCTTGGGAAATTTGGGGTAGGATGCTGATACGATTTTCATACTGGCTATCTTTAGAGTAGCTATGGGTGCAGAAGGTGGAACTTTTTTATCtctgtgatatatcacattacaAAGAACTTgaaatatagattgaaaatgatgGAATGATTGAATTAGGTGTGTGTGTCAAGGGAAGGCGGATTCTAGACTCACTCCATTTTCTTGGCAGCAGAAGAGGCTTGTTCACTCTGTCTCATGGGCTCTGTGTATTGACACTTTCTTCTAGGAGACTCACCCAtgtctaagtgggttaaggaaaatGGAGAATTCCACTGTGCTTTTAATGAATTGGATTATAGGCGAGCTAACCCGGGGTCAATATACATGAGTCGATTTGAATGTTCTTTGTAATACTTAttaaaatctggggagttccctggtggcttagcaggttaagggtctgcaTTGGTCCCTGCTGTGTTgttgatggtttgatccctggtcctggaacttatgcatgctgcctgggcagccaaaaaaaaatatctggatATTTTGGCATGTTTGTGTGGCTAGTGGAAACTATAGATACGGCAGGCTGTTAGATTAGTTTCTGACCCCTGTCTAGGCCTGCCTGGTGGTTTCGGAGAGGCTCAGCTTCAGGCCTGGACAGAGATGTTTGCTGGGTGAGACTTGGAAATGCCCTTATTGTCACAAATTAAAGTGTGCttcgagttcctgttgtagctcagagggttaagaacccaactagtatccatgaggattaaggatccggcattgccaccagctgcggtgtaggtcacagatgcggctcggatcctgtgttgttgctgtggtgtaggccagcagctgcagctccaattcgacccctagcctgggaacctccatgtgccgcaggtgcggccccaaaaagaccaaaaaaaaaaaaaaaaaaaaaaataaaaacaaaaattaaagtatgCTTGAATCTCCATCACCTTCCTTTCTGGCCACGGGCAGCTAATTCTCTTCATCTGGGCGAGGTCCCGTCTGGGTCAGTCCCCATATACATGGGAGTGAAACCTTGGCTCAGAGCTGCCCGTCTCATCCCCTCCCGTCACTGTTGTGCTACCTTTGAAAAGCagcccctgaattttttttttttttttggaaccctTTCCTTTTGTCTTAACTTCAACTTGCAGGACGTAGAAAAATGGAGGGAGGGGGATGACTGTTTTCCTCCTCTGTACTCCCCGGGTGTTTTCAAGGCAAGGGGCCATGTGAGTTATTTTCACAGCACACTCTGAAGAAATGCAGATAAGGAGaaagagttgtttttgtttttatacttttagggccacatccatggcatatggaggttcccaggctaggggtccaatcggagctacagctgccagcctacatcacagccacagcaacgcggggatccgagccgcggctgtgacctacaccacagctcacgatggcaacactggatccttaacccactgagtggggccagggatcgaacctgtgtcctcatggatactagtcgggtttgttaagcactgaaccatgacaggaactccaaggagaaagGTTTTTGGTGCTAACCTGTGATGTCAAAATGGGACACATTTGCGATTAGAATGGAGATGAGCTAAAGGTTTGCAAAGCAGGGCTCATGCACCAGtcagcccactgcctgttttgGTAACAGCCCATGAGCTAATAAtggcttttatattttcaaattattgaagaaggaaaaaaaaaaggagttcccgtcgtggcacagcgggaacgaatccaaccaggaaccatgaggtcgtgggttcgatccctggtcttgctcagtgggttaaggatccgacgttgccatgagctgtggtgtaggtcacagacgcggctcagatcccgagttgctatggccctggtgcgggccggcggctacagctccaatttgacccctagcctgggaacctccatatgctgtggaagaggcccaagaaatagcaaaaagacaaaaaaaaaaaaaaaatttttttttctgttttgtgggtCATAATGGTTTCTGTGTAATAATTCAACTCTGCCATTGGGCACAAAAGCAACCATATATGGTACATACGTGATGGGAGCGGCTCTgttccaataaaatgtatttatggtCACTGATCATATTTTTGTCTCTAGTTTTGTCCAGGGAACCACTAACTGAAGATGAGAATCCTAAGAGCAAAACGTCAAcattccttgggagttcccactgtggcacagtggttaaggatctggcatagccacagttgtggcataggttgcagctgtagtgAAGTTTGTAGCTGCCagtccgatttgatccctggcctgggaacttttgtaggtgccaaaaaaaaaaaaaaaaaaaaaaaacgttcaTTATAGCAAGTTGACCAAAGAGATAAGGTAGAAAAAGCTGCTGTCCCTCGTCCCTGCCCAGCCTAACACGGAGCTTTACAGACCACAGCCTGGCCTAGAAAATACTGTTTCCTCAACCCAGTCCATTGCCTGCAGTATTTTCATGCAAAACTACATTCAGCGTAGATTGAGGAGCCAGAGCGCCACAAAGCCCTCGCTTCCGCTGTTCCAGCCTCAGCGCAAATCCCCGTGTTCCCACGCTCTGCAGCAACTCAGCCAGTCGTAGCTGCCGGATCTCCGGAGTTGTCTACACCTGCCGTCTCCGTCAGAAGAGGTTCCCTTGGGTGGTTGGCAGGTTCATTTTCTCGTGGCTGTAGGACCCACggcttcttcaaagccagcaaggaGAGGAAGGCTCTAGAGTGAGTCTGCTCACGGAGTCTCCGGAAGATGAGGGGATCCAGCAGTGACCTCTATCCCTACATCCTACCCCTATCCCTACACCCGGTGTGAACACAAGTGTTGAAACCCAGCCGCCAAGAGGCAGGTGACGGGGGCATCTCAGTGATGCTAATGAGGATGCCAGAGATACCAGCTGACATGGCATGTGGCCTGATCACCTGCAGAGCCTTCTCTGTACACCTGGGTGCAGGTAGTAGGCAAGATTCTGAGGTGAGCCCACTGGCACACAGCCTGGTATAATCTcccctgagtgagggcagggattatgAATAGGCTCACACACACAGGCTCTGGCCTGAAGAGGCTGGCTGCCACATGTGAGGTCCTGAGTCGCCAGGTAGGGATGTGAGGACAGCTTCTAGGCTGTGAAAACGTTCCCCAGTCAGCAGCTGAAAAAGCACCTaggaagagttcccttgtggttcagcgggttaaggacctggcatggtcactgcgATGGCCTGGGCcgctgctggggtgtgggttcagtccctggcctggaaatgctACCTGTCATAGATGCggcaaaaggaagagagggagggagagagagaaggaaggaaaagaaaagaaacgaaagaaaaacaggaatctCAACTACAAGGAAGTGGGTTCCACCAACCAGGGGCCGAGTCACAGGGTCCCCGGCCTGGTGAGGTCCCGAGCACAGGAGGCTGCCCACTCAAACCCAG
The sequence above is a segment of the Sus scrofa isolate TJ Tabasco breed Duroc chromosome 17, Sscrofa11.1, whole genome shotgun sequence genome. Coding sequences within it:
- the FAM209B gene encoding protein FAM209B precursor; this encodes MRSLKWFLFLPLCLSCGYAFMFSSLRDKAKEPQGKVPCGGHFRIRQNLPERAQGWLGSKWLWLVFVIVLYVMLKFRGDSEKSKEQSPGGLRSCSFRSPVRKNQNTAPSKDYAFSTLTQLEMDLVKFVSKVRNLKVAMATGGHLKLQHLEAPADPHNNITIYEIWGEEDSE